In Xiphophorus maculatus strain JP 163 A chromosome 2, X_maculatus-5.0-male, whole genome shotgun sequence, one genomic interval encodes:
- the LOC102225329 gene encoding retinoblastoma-like protein 2 isoform X1 — protein MSDEEDLMQKARTRFDDLCRALNMDEEASTEAWRSYESMSRNFTLEGSELHWLACALYVACRSSVPTVGKGTAEGNYVSLTRILRCSEMSLIEFFSKMKKWQDMANLPQDFRQSTDKLERNFTVSAVIFKKYVPIFRSIFKAPSEEPPRVHRSRKQRRHPCTVSEVFNFCWVLFVHAKGNFPMISDDLVNSYHLLLCAFDLVLTNALLCNARKDLLNPDFKGLPEDFNNKDYRPSAGPFCFIQQLCELHDGLVLEAKGVKEHFWKPFIRKLFHKRILRGKEDSLTGFLDPMNFGDSLLSLSRLYEEHVLATGSLDERIFTGEGANENIGTPGPCLCDGMESQDSATYRLSTNLTASALKVSTPLTGRKYIQEVRMSSPLSYAMKSVGRLHTLLSGTKHGPSAKLTETLRGCARDPSDVISQRLKEMFDVYSQHYEDSGAETKVMEKELAVKYFHLAEALYYKILESIIEREKMILGDADLSCILEQDIFHRSLLACCLEIVTFSYRPPGDFPNVINIFQLPAYHFYKVIEVLVRSEQGLFREVVKHLNQVEEQVLESLAWTSDSPLWQSLRSAKVPSCQEVMPPQYLEQSEETNNGSIPLTPVKSGPDLRANSIVKGVSPSPTSLQDRYSSPPTGGFRRRLFVDPAEGEPSVTSTGSSALTSPPQTPIPKTGPSSIVTTIPAGQTVFTVTTNNGQTMTIPLQGIANESGSITLIPVQMGGATLQPLSAQTLTGTLTIQSPVTKPAAKAASSSLRKGSLSLFFRKVYHMASVRLRDLCAKLDISSELRRRIWTCFEYSVVHCTDMMKDRHVDQLLMCAVYVMAKVTKEDRSFQNIMKCYRTQPQASSNVYRSVLISGRKRQASDANKRSAAADSSQDPAGGDISPVPIHSSSTLSAPQPDSAASTPTSASDRNFPSSVGEDERGDLILFYNNVYIKHMRSFALRYSPSSPSAGVETPPLCPYPTLRTGSPRRMLLSSKHSIYISPHRTGSSPLPTHRDRISYYICTSPPNRLQEINSMIRTGETPSRKRSIPLEEEASPKRVCPDSHTTLLRRLQDIANDRSSSH, from the exons ATGAGCGACGAAGAAGACTTAATGCAAAAAGCCCGAACCAGGTTCGATGATCTCTGCCGAGCCCTTAACATGGACGAAGAAGCGAGTACCGAGGCTTGGAGGAGCTACGAGAGCATGAGCAGGAACTTTACTCTGGAG GGCAGCGAGCTGCACTGGTTGGCCTGCGCTCTGTACGTGGCCTGCAGGTCCTCAGTGCCGACGGTGGGGAAAGGCACCGCTGAGGGGAACTACGTCTCTCTGACCAGGATCCTCCGCTGCTCAGAAATGAG TCTGATCGAGTTCTTCAGTAAGATGAAGAAGTGGCAGGACATGGCCAACCTGCCGCAGGATTTCCGTCAGAGCACCGACAAGTTGGAGCGCAACTTCACCGTGTCGGCCGTCATCTTCAAGAAGTACGTCCCCATCTTCAGATCCATCTTCAAGGCTCCTTCGGAGGAGCCGCCGCGGGTTCACCGCAGCCGCAAGCAGAG ACGCCATCCATGCACTGTGAGCGAAGTCTTCAACTTCTGCTGGGTGCTGTTTGTCCATGCTAAAG GGAACTTCCCCATGATCAGCGACGACCTGGTGAACTCGTATCACCTGCTGCTGTGTGCCTTCGACCTCGTCCTCACCAACGCACTGCTGTGCAACGCCAGGAAAGACCTGCTCAACCCTGACTTTAAAG GTCTCCCAGAAGACTTCAACAACAAGGACTACAGGCCGTCTGCAGGCCCGTTCTGTTTCATCCAGCAGCTGTGTGAGCTGCATGACGGCCTGGTGCTGGAGGCCAAAGGAGTCAAAGAGCATTTCTGGAAACCGTTCATCCGGAAGCTCTTCCACAAGCGG attCTCAGAGGAAAGGAAGACAGTCTGACTGGTTTTCTGGATCCTATGAACTTTGGAGACAGTTT ACTGTCGCTCAGCCGGCTCTATGAGGAACACGTTCTGGCTACCGGCAGTCTGGATGAGAGGATCTTCACTGGAGAGGGGGCGAATGAGAACATCGGGACGCCTGGGCCTTGCCTCTGTGACGGGATGGAGAGCCAGGACAGCGCCACCTACAGGCTGAGCACTAACCTGACT GCCTCGGCTCTGAAGGTCTCCACTCCGCTGACGGGGAGGAAGTACATCCAGGAGGTCCGAATGTCGTCTCCGCTCTCGTACGCCATGAAGAGCGTGGGCCGTCTTCACACGCTGCTGTCAGGGACCAAACACGGGCCGAGCGCCAAGCTGACCGAGACTCTGAG AGGCTGCGCCAGAGACCccagtgatgtcatcagccaGCGCCTGAAGGAGATGTTTGACGTTTACTCGCAGCATTATGAAGACAGCGGCGCTGAAACCAAAGTGATGGAGAAAG AGTTGGCAGTGAAGTATTTCCACCTGGCGGAGGCGCTCTACTACAAGATCCTGGAGTCCATCATAGAGCGAGAGAAGATGATCCTGGGAGACGCTGACCTGTCT TGTATTCTGGAGCAGGACATCTTTCACCGCTCTCTGCTGGCCTGCTGCCTGGAGATCGTCACTTTCTCCTACAGGCCTCCAGGAGATTTCCCCAATGTGATCAACATCTTCCAACTCCCTGCTTATCATTTCTACAAG GTGATTGAGGTGCTGGTGCGCTCAGAGCAGGGTCTGTTTCGGGAGGTGGTGAAGCACCTGAACCAGGTGGAAGAGCAGGTTTTGGAGAGTCTGGCTTGGACCAGCGACTCCCCACTGTGGCAGAGCCTCCGTTCAGCCAAAGTGCCTTCATGTCAGGAG GTGATGCCTCCTCAGTATCTGGAGCAAAGCGAGGAAACCAACAACGGGAGCATTCCCCTCACGCCCGTCAAGTCTGGACCTGATCTGAGAGCGAACAGCATCGTCAAAG GTGTGTCTCCGTCCCCCACCAGCCTGCAGGACAGGTACAGCTCCCCCCCTACTGGTGGGTTTCGTCGGCGTCTGTTTGTTGACCCGGCGGAAGGCGAGCCCAGCGTCACCTCCACCGGCTCCAGCGCTCTCACCAGCCCTCCACAGACCCCCATCCCAAAGACGGGTCCGTCCAGCATCGTCACCACCATCCCAGCTGGACAGACTGTGTTCACTGTCACCACCAACAATGGCCAGACCATGACCATTCCTTTACAGG GTATAGCCAATGAGAGCGGAAGCATCACTTTGATTCCTGTGCAGATGGGTGGAGCCACACTGCAGCCACTCTCCGCTCAGACTCTGACTGGCACCCTCACCATCCAGTCACCCGTCACCAAACCGGCCGCTAAAGCAGCTAGCAGCTCACTAAGGAAAGgctctctgtctctgttctTCAGGAAG GTGTATCACATGGCCAGCGTTCGTCTCAGGGACCTCTGTGCCAAACTGGACATCTCATCGGAGCTGAGGAGGAGGATCTGGACGTGTTTCGAATATTCCGTGGTTCACTGCACCGACATGATGAAGGACCGTCACGTGGACCAGCTGCTCATGTGTGCTGTTTACGTCATGGCTAAG GTGACCAAAGAAGACCGGTCCTTCCAGAACATCATGAAGTGTTACCGCACTCAGCCTCAGGCCAGCAGCAAC GTGTACAGGAGCGTGTTGATTTCAGGCAGGAAAAGGCAAGCCTCTGACGCCAACAAACGGAGCGCAGCGGCTGATAGCAGCCAGGATCCAG CAGGTGGCGACATCAGCCCAGTTCCTATCCACTCCAGCAGCACCTTGTCGGCCCCACAGCCCGACAGCGCTGCCTCCACTCCGACCAGCGCCTCCGACAGAAACTTCCCCTCCTCTGTGGGTGAGGACGAACGAGGAGATCTGATTCTGTTCTACAACAACGTCTACATCAAACACATGAGAAGCTTTGCTCTGAGATACTCGCCGAGCTCTCCGTCTGCTGGG GTGGAGACTCCCCCTCTGTGTCCGTACCCCACCCTGAGGACAGGCTCCCCTCGTCGGATGCTGCTGTCCAGCAAACACTCCATTTACATCTCGCCTCACAGGACAGGCTCCTCCCCCTTGCCAACCCACCGGGACCGCATTTCCTACTACATCTGCACCAGCCCCCCCAAC CGCCTCCAGGAAATCAACAGCATGATCCGGACTGGAGAGACTCCCAGCAGGAAGCGCAGCATCCCCCTGGAGGAGGAGGCGTCCCCGAAACGGGTTTGTCCCGACAGCCACACCACCCTGCTGCGCCGCCTCCAGGACATTGCCAACGATCGCAGCTCCTCCCACTGA
- the LOC102225329 gene encoding retinoblastoma-like protein 2 isoform X2 encodes MSDEEDLMQKARTRFDDLCRALNMDEEASTEAWRSYESMSRNFTLEGSELHWLACALYVACRSSVPTVGKGTAEGNYVSLTRILRCSEMSLIEFFSKMKKWQDMANLPQDFRQSTDKLERNFTVSAVIFKKYVPIFRSIFKAPSEEPPRVHRSRKQRRHPCTVSEVFNFCWVLFVHAKGNFPMISDDLVNSYHLLLCAFDLVLTNALLCNARKDLLNPDFKGLPEDFNNKDYRPSAGPFCFIQQLCELHDGLVLEAKGVKEHFWKPFIRKLFHKRILRGKEDSLTGFLDPMNFGDSLLSLSRLYEEHVLATGSLDERIFTGEGANENIGTPGPCLCDGMESQDSATYRLSTNLTASALKVSTPLTGRKYIQEVRMSSPLSYAMKSVGRLHTLLSGTKHGPSAKLTETLRGCARDPSDVISQRLKEMFDVYSQHYEDSGAETKVMEKELAVKYFHLAEALYYKILESIIEREKMILGDADLSCILEQDIFHRSLLACCLEIVTFSYRPPGDFPNVINIFQLPAYHFYKVIEVLVRSEQGLFREVVKHLNQVEEQVLESLAWTSDSPLWQSLRSAKVPSCQEVMPPQYLEQSEETNNGSIPLTPVKSGPDLRANSIVKGVSPSPTSLQDRYSSPPTGGFRRRLFVDPAEGEPSVTSTGSSALTSPPQTPIPKTGPSSIVTTIPAGQTVFTVTTNNGQTMTIPLQGIANESGSITLIPVQMGGATLQPLSAQTLTGTLTIQSPVTKPAAKAASSSLRKGSLSLFFRKVYHMASVRLRDLCAKLDISSELRRRIWTCFEYSVVHCTDMMKDRHVDQLLMCAVYVMAKVTKEDRSFQNIMKCYRTQPQASSNVYRSVLISGRKRQASDANKRSAAADSSQDPGGDISPVPIHSSSTLSAPQPDSAASTPTSASDRNFPSSVGEDERGDLILFYNNVYIKHMRSFALRYSPSSPSAGVETPPLCPYPTLRTGSPRRMLLSSKHSIYISPHRTGSSPLPTHRDRISYYICTSPPNRLQEINSMIRTGETPSRKRSIPLEEEASPKRVCPDSHTTLLRRLQDIANDRSSSH; translated from the exons ATGAGCGACGAAGAAGACTTAATGCAAAAAGCCCGAACCAGGTTCGATGATCTCTGCCGAGCCCTTAACATGGACGAAGAAGCGAGTACCGAGGCTTGGAGGAGCTACGAGAGCATGAGCAGGAACTTTACTCTGGAG GGCAGCGAGCTGCACTGGTTGGCCTGCGCTCTGTACGTGGCCTGCAGGTCCTCAGTGCCGACGGTGGGGAAAGGCACCGCTGAGGGGAACTACGTCTCTCTGACCAGGATCCTCCGCTGCTCAGAAATGAG TCTGATCGAGTTCTTCAGTAAGATGAAGAAGTGGCAGGACATGGCCAACCTGCCGCAGGATTTCCGTCAGAGCACCGACAAGTTGGAGCGCAACTTCACCGTGTCGGCCGTCATCTTCAAGAAGTACGTCCCCATCTTCAGATCCATCTTCAAGGCTCCTTCGGAGGAGCCGCCGCGGGTTCACCGCAGCCGCAAGCAGAG ACGCCATCCATGCACTGTGAGCGAAGTCTTCAACTTCTGCTGGGTGCTGTTTGTCCATGCTAAAG GGAACTTCCCCATGATCAGCGACGACCTGGTGAACTCGTATCACCTGCTGCTGTGTGCCTTCGACCTCGTCCTCACCAACGCACTGCTGTGCAACGCCAGGAAAGACCTGCTCAACCCTGACTTTAAAG GTCTCCCAGAAGACTTCAACAACAAGGACTACAGGCCGTCTGCAGGCCCGTTCTGTTTCATCCAGCAGCTGTGTGAGCTGCATGACGGCCTGGTGCTGGAGGCCAAAGGAGTCAAAGAGCATTTCTGGAAACCGTTCATCCGGAAGCTCTTCCACAAGCGG attCTCAGAGGAAAGGAAGACAGTCTGACTGGTTTTCTGGATCCTATGAACTTTGGAGACAGTTT ACTGTCGCTCAGCCGGCTCTATGAGGAACACGTTCTGGCTACCGGCAGTCTGGATGAGAGGATCTTCACTGGAGAGGGGGCGAATGAGAACATCGGGACGCCTGGGCCTTGCCTCTGTGACGGGATGGAGAGCCAGGACAGCGCCACCTACAGGCTGAGCACTAACCTGACT GCCTCGGCTCTGAAGGTCTCCACTCCGCTGACGGGGAGGAAGTACATCCAGGAGGTCCGAATGTCGTCTCCGCTCTCGTACGCCATGAAGAGCGTGGGCCGTCTTCACACGCTGCTGTCAGGGACCAAACACGGGCCGAGCGCCAAGCTGACCGAGACTCTGAG AGGCTGCGCCAGAGACCccagtgatgtcatcagccaGCGCCTGAAGGAGATGTTTGACGTTTACTCGCAGCATTATGAAGACAGCGGCGCTGAAACCAAAGTGATGGAGAAAG AGTTGGCAGTGAAGTATTTCCACCTGGCGGAGGCGCTCTACTACAAGATCCTGGAGTCCATCATAGAGCGAGAGAAGATGATCCTGGGAGACGCTGACCTGTCT TGTATTCTGGAGCAGGACATCTTTCACCGCTCTCTGCTGGCCTGCTGCCTGGAGATCGTCACTTTCTCCTACAGGCCTCCAGGAGATTTCCCCAATGTGATCAACATCTTCCAACTCCCTGCTTATCATTTCTACAAG GTGATTGAGGTGCTGGTGCGCTCAGAGCAGGGTCTGTTTCGGGAGGTGGTGAAGCACCTGAACCAGGTGGAAGAGCAGGTTTTGGAGAGTCTGGCTTGGACCAGCGACTCCCCACTGTGGCAGAGCCTCCGTTCAGCCAAAGTGCCTTCATGTCAGGAG GTGATGCCTCCTCAGTATCTGGAGCAAAGCGAGGAAACCAACAACGGGAGCATTCCCCTCACGCCCGTCAAGTCTGGACCTGATCTGAGAGCGAACAGCATCGTCAAAG GTGTGTCTCCGTCCCCCACCAGCCTGCAGGACAGGTACAGCTCCCCCCCTACTGGTGGGTTTCGTCGGCGTCTGTTTGTTGACCCGGCGGAAGGCGAGCCCAGCGTCACCTCCACCGGCTCCAGCGCTCTCACCAGCCCTCCACAGACCCCCATCCCAAAGACGGGTCCGTCCAGCATCGTCACCACCATCCCAGCTGGACAGACTGTGTTCACTGTCACCACCAACAATGGCCAGACCATGACCATTCCTTTACAGG GTATAGCCAATGAGAGCGGAAGCATCACTTTGATTCCTGTGCAGATGGGTGGAGCCACACTGCAGCCACTCTCCGCTCAGACTCTGACTGGCACCCTCACCATCCAGTCACCCGTCACCAAACCGGCCGCTAAAGCAGCTAGCAGCTCACTAAGGAAAGgctctctgtctctgttctTCAGGAAG GTGTATCACATGGCCAGCGTTCGTCTCAGGGACCTCTGTGCCAAACTGGACATCTCATCGGAGCTGAGGAGGAGGATCTGGACGTGTTTCGAATATTCCGTGGTTCACTGCACCGACATGATGAAGGACCGTCACGTGGACCAGCTGCTCATGTGTGCTGTTTACGTCATGGCTAAG GTGACCAAAGAAGACCGGTCCTTCCAGAACATCATGAAGTGTTACCGCACTCAGCCTCAGGCCAGCAGCAAC GTGTACAGGAGCGTGTTGATTTCAGGCAGGAAAAGGCAAGCCTCTGACGCCAACAAACGGAGCGCAGCGGCTGATAGCAGCCAGGATCCAG GTGGCGACATCAGCCCAGTTCCTATCCACTCCAGCAGCACCTTGTCGGCCCCACAGCCCGACAGCGCTGCCTCCACTCCGACCAGCGCCTCCGACAGAAACTTCCCCTCCTCTGTGGGTGAGGACGAACGAGGAGATCTGATTCTGTTCTACAACAACGTCTACATCAAACACATGAGAAGCTTTGCTCTGAGATACTCGCCGAGCTCTCCGTCTGCTGGG GTGGAGACTCCCCCTCTGTGTCCGTACCCCACCCTGAGGACAGGCTCCCCTCGTCGGATGCTGCTGTCCAGCAAACACTCCATTTACATCTCGCCTCACAGGACAGGCTCCTCCCCCTTGCCAACCCACCGGGACCGCATTTCCTACTACATCTGCACCAGCCCCCCCAAC CGCCTCCAGGAAATCAACAGCATGATCCGGACTGGAGAGACTCCCAGCAGGAAGCGCAGCATCCCCCTGGAGGAGGAGGCGTCCCCGAAACGGGTTTGTCCCGACAGCCACACCACCCTGCTGCGCCGCCTCCAGGACATTGCCAACGATCGCAGCTCCTCCCACTGA